One window from the genome of Candidatus Endomicrobium procryptotermitis encodes:
- a CDS encoding RsmD family RNA methyltransferase, translating into MTLKIIAGDARGRILKTLPQDDLSIRPMLGRMKKSVFDIIQFRLPDCDFLDLFAGVGSVGIEALSRGAKKCVFAEISEASLKLIKNNVNMCGYNDRAAIVRCNVIKQFELIAGKYDIVFMGPPYKDGDKKALTLTYPTLKNAVKYDILKKDSIIITQKHIKESVGNVAGLDLFRTEKYGDTVVSFYRPENEIRV; encoded by the coding sequence GTGACTTTAAAAATTATCGCAGGAGATGCCCGCGGGAGAATACTGAAAACCTTGCCACAGGACGATTTGTCTATCCGTCCGATGCTTGGAAGAATGAAAAAATCTGTTTTTGATATCATTCAGTTTAGACTTCCAGACTGTGATTTTTTGGATTTGTTTGCCGGCGTTGGTTCGGTTGGAATAGAAGCTCTTTCCAGAGGGGCCAAAAAATGTGTTTTTGCCGAAATAAGCGAAGCATCTTTAAAACTTATAAAAAACAATGTGAATATGTGTGGATATAATGACAGAGCTGCAATAGTAAGATGCAATGTAATTAAACAGTTTGAACTTATTGCCGGCAAATACGATATAGTTTTTATGGGACCTCCGTATAAAGATGGAGACAAAAAAGCGCTTACCCTTACGTATCCGACTCTTAAAAATGCGGTAAAATATGATATTTTAAAAAAGGATTCCATTATCATAACACAAAAACATATTAAAGAGTCAGTGGGGAACGTCGCTGGGCTTGATTTATTTAGAACAGAAAAATACGGGGATACAGTAGTTTCTTTTTATAGGCCTGAAAATGAAATACGGGTTTGA
- a CDS encoding secondary thiamine-phosphate synthase enzyme YjbQ — protein MIYSEYISRETKGYTDISDITDDVKRIVSRSGVQNGLVTISVSSSTSAVTTLEFETGLISDFRKALEIIAPEKGVYGHDEKWHDGNGFSHLRSSLVGTSKTIPIASKSLLLGTWQQIILVDFDNRPRSRKVFVQVFGE, from the coding sequence ATGATTTACTCTGAATATATCAGCCGTGAAACTAAAGGATATACGGATATTTCTGATATTACTGATGATGTTAAAAGGATTGTTTCGCGTTCAGGGGTACAAAATGGTTTGGTTACAATAAGCGTGTCAAGCTCCACTTCGGCGGTAACTACTCTTGAATTTGAGACTGGATTAATATCGGATTTTCGCAAAGCGCTTGAAATCATTGCTCCAGAAAAAGGCGTTTACGGCCATGACGAAAAATGGCATGACGGCAACGGCTTTTCCCACTTACGCTCATCGCTTGTAGGTACATCAAAAACTATTCCCATAGCGTCAAAATCTTTGCTGCTGGGAACATGGCAGCAGATAATCTTAGTCGATTTTGATAACAGACCCCGAAGCAGAAAAGTATTCGTGCAGGTTTTCGGAGAATAA
- the argB gene encoding acetylglutamate kinase, which produces MKKLTVVKFGGSLTKNPSVQRKFLKELAEISQRQNIILVHGGGPEINLLLEKFSITSKFVNGFRFTDASALEVVEMALCGKVNRVLTSGLIKNKVAAVGFSAKDGNSVVCRRIKKLGFVGEPIKVNKKLIETLIKAGFLPVIASIASDSRANAMNVNADTLATAIAIAFKADKLVFLTDAAGVLDKNKKTIKEIKIKDIAPLIKNGTVNGGMIPKIKGCDNSVRKGVKEVWIAEGSKGIKNIYGTVIKK; this is translated from the coding sequence ATGAAAAAATTAACTGTGGTGAAATTCGGAGGAAGTTTAACTAAAAATCCATCTGTACAGAGAAAGTTTTTAAAAGAGCTGGCCGAAATTTCGCAAAGGCAAAATATAATACTCGTACACGGAGGCGGACCCGAAATAAATTTGCTTTTGGAGAAATTTTCGATAACAAGCAAATTTGTGAACGGTTTCAGATTTACCGACGCATCAGCTCTTGAAGTCGTCGAAATGGCACTGTGCGGGAAAGTAAACAGAGTTTTAACGAGCGGACTTATAAAAAATAAAGTTGCTGCTGTAGGTTTTTCTGCAAAAGACGGTAACAGCGTTGTATGCAGACGGATAAAAAAATTAGGTTTTGTCGGAGAGCCGATAAAAGTCAATAAAAAGCTTATAGAAACGCTTATAAAGGCAGGATTTCTTCCCGTAATAGCTTCAATAGCATCCGACAGCAGAGCAAACGCGATGAACGTCAATGCCGATACTCTGGCAACCGCTATAGCCATAGCTTTTAAAGCAGATAAGCTTGTGTTCTTAACCGATGCAGCGGGAGTTTTGGATAAGAATAAAAAGACCATAAAAGAAATAAAAATAAAAGATATTGCTCCTTTAATTAAGAATGGAACCGTAAACGGCGGAATGATACCAAAAATAAAAGGCTGCGACAATTCTGTGCGAAAAGGCGTTAAAGAAGTCTGGATTGCCGAAGGATCGAAAGGCATAAAGAATATTTACGGAACAGTTATAAAAAAATAA
- a CDS encoding PD-(D/E)XK nuclease family protein, translated as MKYGFDRADFKISYSRINTYLFCPYKYKLIYIDNQYIPLNADITFGQIIHKTLEKYHSRGGKDLSGLMECYDESWENKGFATAQQNFEYYRRGTLMLENYFKSFSVLDIKILYTEKSFDANIGKYRFIGIIDRIDEYSDGTKEIMDYKTHLKAWDQQRVDSDLQLTFYVYACKNVFGFMPDKISAYFLSDNIKIYTKRSHEEIENGINLALETAEKIMDDDFSPNTSKCGNCGFKLKCKNSVCLAERV; from the coding sequence ATGAAATACGGGTTTGACAGGGCGGATTTTAAAATAAGTTATTCTAGGATAAATACGTATTTGTTTTGTCCGTATAAATATAAACTCATTTATATAGATAATCAATATATTCCACTGAATGCCGATATAACTTTCGGGCAGATAATACATAAAACCCTTGAAAAATATCACAGCCGCGGCGGAAAGGATTTGTCGGGTCTGATGGAATGTTATGACGAATCGTGGGAAAATAAAGGTTTTGCAACTGCGCAGCAGAATTTTGAATATTATAGGCGCGGAACCTTGATGCTTGAAAATTATTTTAAATCTTTTTCAGTTTTGGACATAAAAATTTTATATACGGAAAAATCTTTTGATGCAAACATCGGAAAATATAGATTTATAGGAATTATTGACAGGATAGATGAGTATTCCGATGGAACTAAAGAGATAATGGATTACAAAACGCATCTTAAAGCATGGGACCAGCAAAGAGTGGACAGCGATTTGCAGCTTACTTTTTATGTCTATGCTTGCAAAAATGTGTTCGGTTTTATGCCTGATAAAATATCGGCATATTTTTTGTCCGATAACATAAAGATTTATACGAAACGTTCGCACGAAGAAATAGAAAATGGCATAAATTTGGCTTTGGAAACTGCCGAAAAAATAATGGATGACGATTTTAGTCCGAATACGTCAAAATGTGGAAACTGTGGTTTCAAATTGAAATGTAAAAATTCTGTCTGTTTGGCCGAAAGGGTTTAA